A part of Capsicum annuum cultivar UCD-10X-F1 chromosome 6, UCD10Xv1.1, whole genome shotgun sequence genomic DNA contains:
- the LOC107874609 gene encoding LOW QUALITY PROTEIN: pyruvate decarboxylase 2-like (The sequence of the model RefSeq protein was modified relative to this genomic sequence to represent the inferred CDS: deleted 2 bases in 1 codon) — protein sequence MSFIFHCHSRKYQKSYKNHNMDNSVANGTSSCIQDTHSSSIMASPDATLGRHLARRLVEIGVGDVFSVPGDFNLTLLDHLIAEPKLKNIGCCNELNAGYARDRGVGACVVTFTVGGLSVINAIGGAYSENLPIICIVGGPNTNDYGTNRILHHTIGLPHFSQELRCFQTVTCYQAVVNNLEDAHEQIDRAIATALKESKPVYISISCNLPAIPHPTFSRDPIPFCLSPRLSNKRGLEAAVDAAVAFLSKAVKPVMIGGPKLRAAKACDAFVELADSSGYAMAMMPSAKGLVAEQHPHFIGTYWGAVGTSYCAEIVESADAYLFAGPIFNDYSSVGYSLLIKREKTLIVQPDRVVIGNGPAFGCVFMKDFLSELAKKVKKNETAYENYRRIFVPEGTPLKSQPNEPLRVNVLFQHIQKMLSADNAVIAETGDSWFNCQKLKLPEGCGYQFQMQYGSIGWSVGATLGYAQSVPEKRVISCIGDGSFQVTAQDVSTMIRCDQKSIIFLINNGGYTIEVEIHDGPYNVIKNWNYTGLVDAIHNGEGNCWTQKVKTEEELIEAIATATGEKKDCLCFIEVIVHKDDTSKELLEWGSRVCSANGRPPNPQ from the exons ATGTCTTTCATTTTCCATTGCCATTCTCGCAAATACCAAAAGAGTTACAAGAATCATAATATGGATAATTCAGTAGCAAATGGCACATCTTCCTGCATCCAAGACACACATTCTTCTTCCATTATGGCGAGCCCTGACGCGACCCTTGGTCGCCATTTAGCCCGAAGACTAGTTGAAATTGGCGTTGGTGATGTCTTCTCAGTGCCTGGTGATTTCAACCTGACACTTCTTGATCACCTTATTGCTGAGCCAAAGCTTAAGAATATTGGTTGTTGCAATGAGCTTAATGCTGGATATGCGAGGGATCGAGGCGTTGGTGCATGTGTTGTCACGTTCACTGTGGGTGGTCTCAGTGTGATTAATGCAATTGGTGGTGCTTATAGTGAGAACCTCCCTATTATCTGCATTGTAGGAGGTCCTAATACTAATGACTATGGTACTAATAGAATACTGCATCATACTATTGGATTGCCTCATTTCAGCCAAGAACTTAGATGTTTTCAGACTGTTACATGTTATCAG GCTGTGGTGAATAACTTGGAGGATGCACATGAACAGATTGATAGAGCCATTGCCACAGCTCTAAAAGAAAGCAAGCCAGTATACATTAGTATAAGTTGCAATTTGCCAGCCATCCCTCATCCAACTTTCAGCAGGGATCCCATTCCATTTTGTCTATCACCTAG GCTAAGTAACAAGAGGGGGTTGGAAGCTGCAGTGGATGCAGCAGTGGCCTTTCTAAGCAAGGCAGTGAAACCAGTCATGATTGGAGGGCCAAAGCTAAGAGCAGCTAAAGCTTGTGATGCTTTTGTTGAACTTGCTGATTCTTCAGGTTATGCCATGGCAATGATGCCATCAGCAAAAGGGCTAGTAGCTGAACAACACCCTCACTTCATTGGCACTTACTGGGGTGCAGTAGGCACATCCTATTGCGCGGAAATTGTTGAGTCCGCTGATGCTTACTTGTTTGCTGGTCCGATCTTTAATGACTACAGCTCCGTTGGGTAC TCGCTTCTGATCAAGAGAGAAAAAACGTTAATCGTGCAGCCTGATAGAGTTGTAATTGGCAATGGACCAGCATTTGGTTGTGTCTTCATGAAAGATTTCCTCTCTGAACTAgcaaagaaagtaaagaaaaacgAAACTGCTTATGAAAACTATCGTCGGATCTTTGTTCCTGAAGGAACTCCTCTAAAGTCGCAGCCTAATGAACCTCTAAGGGTCAATGTTCTGTTCCAGCATATACAGAAGATGCTTTCAGCTGATAATGCTGTGATTGCTGAGACAGGGGATTCTTGGTTCAATTGCCAGAAGCTTAAGTTACCAGAAGGATGTGG GTATCAATTCCAGATGCAATATGGCTCCATTGGTTGGTCTGTTGGTGCTACCTTGGGCTATGCACAATCTGTACCCGAAAAACGTGTGATATCTTGCATCGGTGATGGAAGTTTCCAG GTTACAGCACAAGACGTATCAACAATGATTCGTTGTGACCAAAAGAGTATCATTTTCTTGATTAATAATGGTGGCTACACCATTGAAGTTGAAATACATGATGGACCGTACAATGTAATCAAGAACTGGAACTATACTGGCTTAGTGGATGCTATTCACAATGGTGAAGGCAATTGTTGGACCCAGAAG GTAAAGACTGAAGAGGAACTCATAGAAGCAATTGCAACTGCTACTGGAGAGAAGAAAGATTGTTTATGCTTCATTGAAGTTATTGTTCACAAGGATGATACTAGCAAAGAGTTGCTTGAATGGGGATCCAGAGTTTGTTCTGCCAATGGTCGTCCACCAAACCCTCAATGA